The Sinorhizobium fredii USDA 257 region CCACGGCGTTGGTCGGGCTCATGTACACACACGCAGATTTGGGGGCGGATGCTCGGAAGGAGCCTCCGCCCCTTTTGTTCGTGCGGGAAGGTGTGAACGTTGCGAGCCCGTGTCTGGACATACTGAAGTCGATCATGTTTGTGATCTTCGATCGAATGAGACCATCCCGATCCAAGGAAGAACGATATGACCGAACCGCGCCGCGCCAGAGCAACGGAGGCCTTTTTCGGCCGCCGCAAGGGTAAGCCGTTGCGGGAACGCCAGGCCGCGCAGATCGAGAACCTGCTGCCGGCCCTGAGGCTCGATCTCAAGGAGCCGGCGCCGGATGAACTGCCGGCGCTTTTCCCTGCTGCCGTGACGCGAATCCGTCTGGAAATCGGCTTCGGCGGTGGCGAACATCTCATTCATCGGGCGGCGGAGGACCCGTCCACCGGCTTCATCGGCGTGGAGCCCTTCGTCAATTCCATGGCAAAGCTGCTTGGGCAGATCGAAGCCAGAGAGATCGACAATGTCCGGCTTTATGACGACGATGCGACGCAGGTGCTCGATTGGCTACCCCTGGCCTCCGTCGATCAGATCGATCTGCTCTATCCCGATCCCTGGCCGAAACGGAAGCATTGGAAACGGCGTTTCGTCTCGAAGGTCAATCTCGACCGCTTCGCGCGCGTCCTGAAGCCCGGCGGCCGCTTCTGTTTCGCCTCCGATATCGACAGCTATGTCAATTGGACGCTCTTCCATTGCCGCGACCATGCGGCCTTCGAGTGGACAGCCGAAACATCGGCCGACTGGCTGACCCCCTTCGCCGGCTGGCCGAGCACGCGCTACGAAGCCAAGGCCCGCCGGGAAGGGCGCAGTTCCGCCTATCTGACGTTCCGTCGCGCTTACTGCATGTATCCTTAAATCGCATTCGATTTAAGGAAGAACATGCAGCAATTCAAAGTGCTACAGCGTCCTTTGTGCGTCTGAATAGACGCACGGCGCTGTAGGGGTAAACCCTCTCCTCGCGACGCGGAGAGGGGATTGGAGGCTCTGAGCCTTGCCGCGGGTCACCTTCGTCCAGCCGGCGGGGCGAAGTGGCCGGCAGGCGGGTGAGGGCGGACCGGGTGAGAACCCCGCGCGGGAATCAATGCAGACTGACGGTGCGAAGGTCGTCCTCGGCGGCCTTGAAGAAGGTGCTCGAGCGGTTGTCGGTCAAGAGAATCGGCGTGCCGTCCGCCGCGAACAGGGCCCAGAGATCGATTCCCGGTCCCATCTCGGGCGCTTCCGGAAAGCAGCGGGAGACCTCCTCCGATCGCATCTTGCGGATATAGCCGACTTCGCCCGCGCCGAGATGCGCAAGATCGTGCTTCGACAGCGATGAGGTGATGGCTTTCAGTCCCATGGTGATGCTCCGTGGTCGCCGGCGCGGGAGGAAAATCCCGCCGGTTATCCTATTCTGGGACCGAAATGTTAATTTTCTTTACCATACGGACCGGTTCGGGGCGCACCAGATCGACCGAAAGGAGGCCGTTTCGAAGCTCGGCGCCGAGCACCCGCATACCGTCGGCAAGCACGAAAGTCCGTTGAAATTGTCTGGCGGCGATGCCGCGATGGAGATAATCCTTTTCACCGGTTTCGACCTGACGACCGCGAATGACGAGCTGGTTCTCTTCCGTCGTCACTTCCAGATCCTCATCGGAAAACCCTGCGACGGCGAGCGTGATCCGCAGCCGTTCCGGCGTGCCGGCGGCGCTGTCGCCGCGAATGCGCTCGATGTTGTAGGGTGGGTATCCGTCGTTCGCCTTGGCGATCCGCTCGAGGGTCTTTTCCATGCTGTCGAAGCCCACCAGCAGCGGGCTCGTAAAAGGCGTAATCCTGCTCATTCCCAAGTCCTTGTGAGCTCAAGCGACCATCTTTCGGACCTGCCAGGCAGCATCCTTGGAAAGCAATATGGTAGCTGTGCGCAACGAGTGCAAGCGGCTTGCCTCGGCCGCGCACGCAAATCATAGTTCGCTGCGAAGGCGCAAATCCGGCGCAGGTGCAGGCTGCTGCATGGTAGTCTCCCTTTGCCGGATCGTTGGCCCACTAGGTCATGGCCTGGCATCCGAGACCATCCGGCTCGCAGGAGGAAGAAAGTGACAAACGCGAGAAAGATCATCATCGACACGGATCCGGGACAGGACGATGCAGCCGCGATCATGCTTGCTTTCGGCAGTCCGGAGGAAATCGACGTGCTCGGCATCACCGCCGTCGCCGGCAACGTGCCGCTGACGTTGACGACGCGCAACGCGCGGATCGTCTGCGAGCTCTGCAACAGAACCGACGTCAAGATCTTTGCCGGCGCCGAGCGGCCCGTCGCGCGCCCGCTGGTGACTGCCGAGCACGTGCACGGCAAGACCGGGCTCGACGGTCCCGAACTCAGCGAGCCGGCGATGCCGCTTCAAGAGCAGCACGCCGTCGATTTCATCATCGAGACGCTGCTTGCCGAAGCGCCGGGCGCGGTGACGCTCTGCACGCTGGGCCCGCTTACCAATATCGCCCTGGCGCTCACCAAGGCGCCGGAGATCGCGCCCCGGGTGCGGGAACTCGTGATGATGGGCGGCGGCTTCTTCGAAGGCGGCAACATCACGCCGGCGGCTGAATTCAACGTCTATGTCGATCCGGAAGCGGCCGAAATCGTCTTCCGTTCCGGCATCCCGATCGTGATGATGCCGCTCGACGTGACGCACCGGGTCCTCACCCACAAGGTCCGGGTCGAAAAGATACGCGCCATCGGCAGCCCGGCAGCGGTCGCACTGGCTGAAATGCTGGAGTTCTTCGAACGCTTCGACATCGAGAAATACGGCACCGACGGCGGCCCCCTACACGACCCGACGGTGATCGCCTATCTGTTGCGGCCGGAGCTCTTCACCGGCCGCGACTGCAATGTCGAAATCGAGACGGCCTCGGCACTGACCACCGGCATGACGGTGGTCGACTGGTGGCAGGTCACCGGCCGCAAGCACAATGCCAAGGTGATGCGCCACATCGACGACGAGGGCTTCTTCGACCTCCTGACCGACCGCCTGGCGCGCCTCTGAAAATGAAAACGGCGCCCCCGCTTGGGCGCCGTTTTCATCTTGTTTGGTTCGATCAGAACTCTTCCCAACTGCCTTGGGCGAGGGCGTTTGCGCCGGAGGTCTGGACGAGAACCCGCTGCGTCGAGCTCGAATAGCCGCGTGCCGCCGGCGTTTCCGCTGCCGGGCGGGGGGCCTCTGCGGTTCGCATCTTGGCGGCGGTGCCGCGCAGCATGTCGGCGGAAGACTGTGTCTGCTCCCGCTGGGCCACGCGGAACCGCGAGACCAGTTCGGTCAGCGACCGGGCCTCTTCGTTCAGCGTCATGCCGGCGGCCGTCGTCTCTTCGACCATCGCCGCATTCTGCTGCGTCACCTGATCCATCTGGTTGACGGCCGAGTTGATCTCCTTGAGGCCGACGGCCTGCTCCGAGGCGGAGCTGGAGATCTGGCGGATAAGGCCGTTGATCTGCACCACCTGATCGGCGATCTTCCTGAGCGCGCCGCCCGTCTTGCCGACGAGATCGACGCCCTCGCGCACCTGTCCCGCCGAGGTGTTGATCAAGGTCTTGATCTCCTTGGCGGCATTGGCAGAGCGTTGGGCAAGCTCGCGGACCTCCTGCGCGACGACCGCGAAACCCTTGCCGGCCTCGCCGGCGCGAGCGGCCTCGACACCCGCATTGAGGGCGAGCAGGTTCGTCTGGAAGGCGATCTCGTCGATGACGCCGATGATGCGACTGACCTCGTGCGAGGACTGCTCGATGCCCTGCATCGCGGCGATCGCCTTCTGGACGACCGCACCGGACTGCTCGGCATCGCTGCTCGCGAGCTCGACCGACTTTGCCGCGATCTTGGCGTTTTCGGCGCTGGCATCGACTTGCGACGTCAGCTGGTCGAGGGCGGCGGCGGTTTCCTCGAGGCTTGCGGCCTGCTGCTCGGTCCGGTGCGAGAGGTCGTTGGCGGCGCTTGAAATCTCGCCGGTGCCGCTGCCGATGTTGACGACCGAATGATTGACGGTGCGGATCGTCTCTTCGAGGCTCTCGATCGTCGCATTGAAGTCGCGCTTCAGCTGGGCGTACTCGCCCGGGAAATCGTCGGCGATCCGGTAGGCCAGGTCGCCGGAAGCGAGATGCGAGAGGCCCTTGCCGAGGCGCGCGACGATATCGCGTTGCAGCGCGCCGGTCTCGGCCCGCTCGGTTTCCGAGCGGCTGCGCTCCAGTTCGGCCTGTTCGCGCTCGCGACGGGCTTCACCTTCGAGGCGCTTTGCGTCGGCAAGCTGGTGACGGAAGCCTTCGAGCGCCTTGGCGACCGAGCCGGTCTCGTCGGAGCGGTCCTGGCCGGAGATCGGCTTTGCATAGTCGCCATTGCTGAGCGTTTCGACGTCGCGGACGAGCCCGGCGAGCGGCTTCTGGACATAGCGGCGGACGGCGAGATAGAGGCCGGCGAGCACGGCTGCGAGGACGACGATACCGCCGATGATCATCATATAGGTCTGATCGTTGACTGGCGCATTGATGGCGGTGCGCGGCACGTCGACAAGGATAACCCAGTTGGCATTCACATCTGGCAGTTTGAAGGGATAGACGACGCGGTCGAAGGGCGCGTTTCCGTCATAGGTCAGGTTCCTGATCATGCCTGACGCTTTGGACGACAGCGCGTTCTTTATGACGTCTTCACCCTCGCCTTCATAGTCCTTCATCAGGAGATCGGGAATCGGCGCGGCGAGCCACTTGCCATCCTGCGATAGCAGGTAGACGCGACCCGAACCGAACGGCTTGAGCGTTGCGAGCCGGTCGGCAAGCGAGGCGAGCGAGATGTCGACGCCGGAAACGCCGATCATCTTGCCGTCGGACATCACCGGATAGGCCAGCGATGTCATCGTCGTCGGAACGTCGGTGCCTTCAGCCATGTAAGGCTGGGTGATGGCGCCTTTGCCGCTCTTGGCGGCAAGGCTGTACCATTCGGCCGCATAGTCCGCACGGAAGGTCGAGAGCTGTGCCTTGCCGTTACGATCCTTCGACCAATAAGGCGTGAACGCGCCTTCCGCATTGCCGCCGAGTTCGATGCTATTGACGACGTCCTTGCCGTCAAAGGCTTTCGGCGCTTCGGCGAACCAGCTGCCGAAGGCGAAGTCGTGCTGGTCGAGATTTGCCTTCAACAGGTTGATGGCGCCGGCACGGTCGGTCGATTTCCCGGCATGCCCGCGGCCGAGCACACCCGACATCGTCCGGGCAGCGGCGGCGAGCTCTCCGACGCTGCCGGCGATATCGGCGGCAATCGCGCGAGCCTCCGTCTTGGCGCCGTCGAAGACTAGCGTCTCGACACGATCCTGGGTCTGCGAGATGAGAACGAAATTCGACGCGAGCAGCACGAGCCCGATTGTCCCGCCCGTGACGGCGATCAGCTTGGTGGCTAGCGATTTGGCATGGAAGTTGAACATGAAATCCTCACGCACGAGAGGTCCGCAGGTTTGTGCCTGCGGCATGACATTCCAAAATATGGGTGAAGCTCCCTCATGGAGCGCGTGATGCCGACCGGCACGAACGAAGCGGCCCGCTGCGCGTGGGTCGCTCGCAATCTGGATAGATCATCAAAGATTAAAATACGGCCAATATCCGGGCCAATTCCTGGCCCTCCAAAGTGGATTCTGCGCGGCAAGCATCGTTGCCGCGCCAAATCCTATCCAGATTGCGAAACGGGCAGAAATTGGCGGTCGCGGGTCAAAGACGCG contains the following coding sequences:
- the trmB gene encoding tRNA (guanine(46)-N(7))-methyltransferase TrmB, translating into MTEPRRARATEAFFGRRKGKPLRERQAAQIENLLPALRLDLKEPAPDELPALFPAAVTRIRLEIGFGGGEHLIHRAAEDPSTGFIGVEPFVNSMAKLLGQIEAREIDNVRLYDDDATQVLDWLPLASVDQIDLLYPDPWPKRKHWKRRFVSKVNLDRFARVLKPGGRFCFASDIDSYVNWTLFHCRDHAAFEWTAETSADWLTPFAGWPSTRYEAKARREGRSSAYLTFRRAYCMYP
- a CDS encoding BQ00720 family protein gives rise to the protein MGLKAITSSLSKHDLAHLGAGEVGYIRKMRSEEVSRCFPEAPEMGPGIDLWALFAADGTPILLTDNRSSTFFKAAEDDLRTVSLH
- a CDS encoding Hsp20 family protein → MSRITPFTSPLLVGFDSMEKTLERIAKANDGYPPYNIERIRGDSAAGTPERLRITLAVAGFSDEDLEVTTEENQLVIRGRQVETGEKDYLHRGIAARQFQRTFVLADGMRVLGAELRNGLLSVDLVRPEPVRMVKKINISVPE
- a CDS encoding nucleoside hydrolase, translating into MTNARKIIIDTDPGQDDAAAIMLAFGSPEEIDVLGITAVAGNVPLTLTTRNARIVCELCNRTDVKIFAGAERPVARPLVTAEHVHGKTGLDGPELSEPAMPLQEQHAVDFIIETLLAEAPGAVTLCTLGPLTNIALALTKAPEIAPRVRELVMMGGGFFEGGNITPAAEFNVYVDPEAAEIVFRSGIPIVMMPLDVTHRVLTHKVRVEKIRAIGSPAAVALAEMLEFFERFDIEKYGTDGGPLHDPTVIAYLLRPELFTGRDCNVEIETASALTTGMTVVDWWQVTGRKHNAKVMRHIDDEGFFDLLTDRLARL
- a CDS encoding methyl-accepting chemotaxis protein; amino-acid sequence: MFNFHAKSLATKLIAVTGGTIGLVLLASNFVLISQTQDRVETLVFDGAKTEARAIAADIAGSVGELAAAARTMSGVLGRGHAGKSTDRAGAINLLKANLDQHDFAFGSWFAEAPKAFDGKDVVNSIELGGNAEGAFTPYWSKDRNGKAQLSTFRADYAAEWYSLAAKSGKGAITQPYMAEGTDVPTTMTSLAYPVMSDGKMIGVSGVDISLASLADRLATLKPFGSGRVYLLSQDGKWLAAPIPDLLMKDYEGEGEDVIKNALSSKASGMIRNLTYDGNAPFDRVVYPFKLPDVNANWVILVDVPRTAINAPVNDQTYMMIIGGIVVLAAVLAGLYLAVRRYVQKPLAGLVRDVETLSNGDYAKPISGQDRSDETGSVAKALEGFRHQLADAKRLEGEARREREQAELERSRSETERAETGALQRDIVARLGKGLSHLASGDLAYRIADDFPGEYAQLKRDFNATIESLEETIRTVNHSVVNIGSGTGEISSAANDLSHRTEQQAASLEETAAALDQLTSQVDASAENAKIAAKSVELASSDAEQSGAVVQKAIAAMQGIEQSSHEVSRIIGVIDEIAFQTNLLALNAGVEAARAGEAGKGFAVVAQEVRELAQRSANAAKEIKTLINTSAGQVREGVDLVGKTGGALRKIADQVVQINGLIRQISSSASEQAVGLKEINSAVNQMDQVTQQNAAMVEETTAAGMTLNEEARSLTELVSRFRVAQREQTQSSADMLRGTAAKMRTAEAPRPAAETPAARGYSSSTQRVLVQTSGANALAQGSWEEF